The genomic segment TTAGCTCTTTATTAATATATGGTATCTTGGTGATTGAAGTGAACATGGGACGGAGACCAGTACTTTGGATGATCCTTCTGTTGTAGCTTGCATCATGCTGAACCTGAACTTGTATCTCATGCTAAACATCTTAGGCAGCTGTTATTGTGTGGATTTGGGTTGAGAGCAACACATTTCATTCCTCATAGGGTAGGTCTAAGAGGACCTTTTTCAAAGCATTCCTAACCCAGTATGGTTTTGGTGGATCTATGACTAAGGAATGCCTTTTTTGCATTCTACTACTGTATTTCAGCCTTTCCTGTTCAGTTcgccatcaatttttttttggagtggGGCTTCACCATTATCACTGCACCATGACCATGAAATGATACATGAACCCTGCTGTCCTTGtcagattttgttttcttacatCATTGaactgtttttcctttttaatcagTCTTGATGCATGATGAGCTTATTTCTTGTGCAGCTTGCAGCGCTGGACTTCATAGCCTGCACCGCGTCTGATGCATTTGCCATGACGGACTCTGGGagtcagttgtcatctttggttTCTGGTTTTCGAATATACTATGGTGGAGGGAAGATGCCAACAATACGACCAAACAAGCGGAGACTTGCTGACATTTTCAGGAAGAACAACAGTATTGAATGGAAGATATTTGAGCAGAGAGTTAGAAAGGCAGTTAGACAAACTAAACATGTGCTGCAAAGGCCAAAGGCTAGGAGTGTTTACAGATATCCACGGTGTAAAGAGTGTATGTGCCTAACAGAATAATGTGTTCCTTATCTGACATTTGATGCCATTGTagcttccatttttttattaatctgatGTATTTGATTCTTTCTCATTTCTGTGAGTGAAAGATAGACAAATTGGGGAAACGCCCAAAATACAAATAGAGTAACATACACGAGACTATCTTAATAGAAATATTGcattctttccctttcttttagCTTAGCCCTGTCTTTTCTAGCATGGCTCACTCTCTAGTGAATATATTGCTTTTGATGCTCCTAAAATGCCTTTGGCTTTTCTACTTTTTCAGGCAGTGAACTGTATCCTTGGTACCTAACAGGACATTGTCAAAATTTagtatttgtttataaatacaaaataccCAATGGTATTGTTTGTGAACAGGAGGGAGCAGCTGTTAGGTATTGGTTATGTCTGATTTCTTGTTGCTTTTGATTTGTGGATTCCTCTAGAGTCTAGCCGCTGTAAAACAGAAATTTATGTTcctcaaatatattttcttatacatTTCCAACCCATGTCTATGATGTTGAAATAGGCAAAACAGATAATGGTAGTCTGACAATATGATTTAAACTTCCTGTCAGAACAATTTCACCAAAGCTAAACTCACCCCCTGCTTGGATCACTCGAAACTGTATCTCAATATCTTGTATTTCTTGTGGAGCTATTCTAAACCAAGTTGGAGACAAGTTTACCATGGTCCCATTAGGCGATATGACTGAGCATGTGTATGTCTCTGGTCTGCTGCCTACATTCTTCAGACTCCGCTTGACTGTTAGAGAGTTTCTTAGTGTAGATATCGTCACTGAAGGTAGGTTCAGGTTGGCCGGATGGCTAAGCGATCGGTTGCACCTCTCTCCAGTTGCAGCATTGATCACAGACCAATCAATACCAGGCAATGAGCACAAAAAGTTTATGTGGTCTTCAAATTCTGCTTCATATTACACATCAGTTCAACTTCAGACGAAtactaaaaaagtaaaaaacttaGAGAGGTTAAATGTTACCTGCGGGTAAGACAAGGCCTGGATCAATAGCACGAGCAGGATTCACAAGTCCAGCGCCACGATCGAAATGAGTGGACGGATAATAGCTATTAAGATAAGATCCTTCTGCTAGTATGACTTCTCCATAATTGTCATACTTGGTAGCAGTAGTGGAGATGGCAGATGCAATCATAGATGGAGTCCACGAAGGATTATATTGCTTGATAAGGGCTGCTATTCCCACTGTATGAGGTGTTGCCATACTTGTACCAGACAGTAGTGCGAAATGGTATCCTAAATAATTAGCAAGCTCGCCTTACAAGATACTCTCATCAATCTAATGATAATAGCTTTATAATACTGACTTGCTTACCAGTTAGTATGGGTTCTAAGGCACTGAGGGGGCTCCAAGCTGCCCATATTTGGTGTCCTGGGGCAAGAATGTCTGGCTTAAGTACATCGGCAGGATTCCTGTTAATGTCAACAAAATCTGGCCCCCTGGAAGAGAATCTGCTGACAATAGGTGCTTGCCCCACAAAAGAAGCAACTCTACCCTCTCTTATAGCTGCTCTTGCACAGTATTGAATCACAAATCCTCTCTCATCCCTCTGGATATTTTGCTCGTAGTACTGAGATATTATCTGCATATAGAGACTGCATTATATTTCTCACAAGACAAAGTATTCATGGTGCTTAATGTTTTCTGATGCAGCATTTAATACCTGTGCATCAGCAACTTTTGGAATTATAATGCCTGAAACAGCAAAAGGAATAGGTTCTGCAATGAAATCACCGTAGGCCGGGTTTGCAACAAAAGCAAAACCCATAAATCCCAGAGTTCTTGCTGTGTCAATAATGGCATTGATGTTTGATGTCCCATTATAGAAGCCGGCTGAGAAGATACAGATAACTATTCGTCCTCGCACAATAATAGGGTCCAATGCTTCTGGAAATTGACATTCTTCAACATATGCTGGAGTCCTTGGGAATGCCCCATTTACCCTAACTGCATCTTTAGCCAGCACCAACTTACACAGAAACTCCCCGTCTCCAAAAGAAGGACCTGGAAAAGATTATGCAATGCATAAGTACAACAACGAGGACGGCGACAACCAAGCCTCAACCTTTTAAACTAGTTGGGGTTCGCTAAATGGATCCTTTTTCTCCATTCTGCAAGAACATACATTGGTATTGTGCCAATTATACTACATCGGATACCTCATACCTGATAAACCTACGCCTCCAACCTTTAGCCCATTTCCAAGAAGAAGAGAACCGGGGTAACTTCTGTCTGTGCTGCAAGCAGCTACACCTAAAGCCCAAGGGCTGTAAGATACAACAGTTGAAAAGTCTGGCCCGTGGTTACCTGCAGCTTGAGCAACGAAAACTCCAGCTCGTCGAGCAAATAACATGAAAACATCAAACACACTTAAGAATGTAATGGTATCTTCTGGTGGTTCATCTGGTCCAACTGAGAGTGTTAATATGTCCACTCCATCCATTGTTGCCTGTGCCACAGATTCAGCACATGAGATTAATAAGATCCAATCAACAATATAAATGCTGTAGATATTTTGCGTTACAGACTAGTAAACCTCAAGACTTACTTGATCTATTGCTGCAACCACATCTGTTATAGTTCCCACTGTTGGATACACAGCCTTATAAACAGCAATTCTGAGGCCAATATATGTTAAAAGGTCATCTACTTCTCATCAAACTGTTGCCTAAACGCCATGcaagtaaattaattaaggtTACTGTATAAAACAAAGAGCATACCGAGCACGAGGAGCCATCCCACTAGCTCGCCCATAATAGAAGCCATCCACAATCACTGGGACCCCAGCATTTCCAGCAGCAATTGATGCCACATGACTAAACATAGtata from the Populus nigra chromosome 9, ddPopNigr1.1, whole genome shotgun sequence genome contains:
- the LOC133703582 gene encoding subtilisin-like protease SBT2.4, which codes for MANKVETSASSSYYALLITVLVFVIVGTCCAEERSVYLVLMEEEPVAFHGSHLSHEGRKVLALDSEVSKAHAKHLVDSHDQLLQSNLETGSYNKLYSFKHIVNGFSVHTTPSQANKLKVAPGVKLVEKDRGAKLMTTYTPQFLGLPQEVWAKEGGDKNGGEGIVIGFVDTGITPEHPSFTYDPLNPFTSNISHFSGACETGPRFPSSSCNGKIVSARYFSAGAQAIATLNTSVDFLSPFDAAGHGSHVASIAAGNAGVPVIVDGFYYGRASGMAPRARIAVYKAVYPTVGTITDVVAAIDQATMDGVDILTLSVGPDEPPEDTITFLSVFDVFMLFARRAGVFVAQAAGNHGPDFSTVVSYSPWALGVAACSTDRSYPGSLLLGNGLKVGGVGLSGPSFGDGEFLCKLVLAKDAVRVNGAFPRTPAYVEECQFPEALDPIIVRGRIVICIFSAGFYNGTSNINAIIDTARTLGFMGFAFVANPAYGDFIAEPIPFAVSGIIIPKVADAQIISQYYEQNIQRDERGFVIQYCARAAIREGRVASFVGQAPIVSRFSSRGPDFVDINRNPADVLKPDILAPGHQIWAAWSPLSALEPILTGYHFALLSGTSMATPHTVGIAALIKQYNPSWTPSMIASAISTTATKYDNYGEVILAEGSYLNSYYPSTHFDRGAGLVNPARAIDPGLVLPAEFEDHINFLCSLPGIDWSVINAATGERCNRSLSHPANLNLPSVTISTLRNSLTVKRSLKNVGSRPETYTCSVISPNGTMVNLSPTWFRIAPQEIQDIEIQFRVIQAGGEFSFGEIVLTGSLNHIVRLPLSVLPISTS